One stretch of Juglans microcarpa x Juglans regia isolate MS1-56 chromosome 3D, Jm3101_v1.0, whole genome shotgun sequence DNA includes these proteins:
- the LOC121254372 gene encoding probable methyltransferase At1g27930, with the protein MKKSRSVTEKTMFIGMALAGLMGGAVLISSFIGSGDNYLVCLLTGGPRSLAVASYSPTETQLRAILHYATSSVVPQQSLAEISVSFDVLKSRAPCNFLVFGLGHDSLMWTSLNPRGTTLFLEEDPKWVQTVLKDAPELRAHTVKYRTQLSQADNLLSSYRSEPQCSPRNAVLRGNTRCRLALDNLPDEVYEKEWDLIMIDAPRGYFAEAPGRMGAIFSATVMARNRKGSGVTHIFLHDVDRRVEKMFAEEFLCRKNLVKAVGRLWHFEIPSAANVSDGGSNSSRFC; encoded by the coding sequence ATGAAGAAAAGCCGTTCAGTTACCGAAAAGACAATGTTCATCGGCATGGCTCTGGCCGGTCTAATGGGCGGTGCTGTGCTCATCTCCAGCTTCATCGGATCAGGAGATAACTACCTAGTCTGCTTGCTGACCGGCGGCCCCAGAAGCCTCGCCGTCGCCTCTTACTCACCCACGGAGACCCAGCTCCGAGCCATCCTCCACTACGCCACCTCGAGTGTGGTCCCACAACAGTCGCTGGCGGAGATTTCTGTCTCCTTTGATGTCCTCAAGTCACGCGCGCCTTGCAACTTCCTCGTCTTCGGGCTCGGTCACGACTCGCTCATGTGGACCTCGCTTAACCCACGCGGCACGACGCTATTCCTCGAGGAGGACCCCAAATGGGTCCAGACCGTTCTCAAAGACGCCCCTGAACTCCGGGCCCACACGGTCAAGTACCGCACGCAGCTCTCACAGGCCGACAACCTGCTATCCTCTTACCGGTCCGAACCGCAGTGTTCGCCGCGAAATGCTGTCCTACGCGGCAACACCCGGTGCCGGTTAGCGCTGGATAACCTGCCGGATGAGGTCTACGAGAAGGAGTGGGACTTGATCATGATCGATGCGCCGCGCGGGTACTTTGCGGAGGCGCCGGGTCGGATGGGCGCGATCTTCTCGGCGACTGTAATGGCGAGGAACAGGAAGGGATCCGGTGTGACGCACATTTTCCTACACGATGTTGATCGGAGGGTGGAGAAGATGTTCGCTGAGGAGTTCCTGTGTAGGAAAAACTTGGTCAAGGCCGTAGGGAGGCTCTGGCACTTCGAAATACCGTCGGCAGCTAACGTGAGCGATGGTGGTAGTAACAGTTCTCGTTTTTGCTAG
- the LOC121254371 gene encoding molybdenum cofactor sulfurase-like, which yields MGGNVEEKVILDGESNKDMILEHELEESLLASLPKSQTSRPSSMVFKKSHSVIPAHLVAEAISTLHGLDLRWSGPITPSEMQYVQQYVFAKYPQYCNGLVEEDTNKIDHLDNLSIKEASSETGLPDEKRKSPKSVCTSILSDLDKTQLHPSRLLDILTKKSSFQGSFISIPEIQARNRALDHCGLSEKDYLVLFMPNYKDAMMMIGESYPFLRGNFYMTIISEELDHIREFAAQKESKVVAAPETWLDLRIKGSQLSQYFRRKCKHIPKGLFSYPVYLSGTRYSLHWISEAHRNSWHVLLDATGLDFGEERLALALHRPDFVLCLLDNKHGQPSKITSLLIRKKSFDTMASLA from the exons ATGGGAGGGAACGTGGAAGAAAAGGTCATTCTTGATGGAGAGTCTAATAAG GATATGATACTAGAACATGAACTCGAGGAATCTCTTTTGGCTTCTTTACCCAAATCACAAACTAGCAGGCCAAGCAGCATGGTTTTCAAG AAATCACATAGTGTGATACCTGCTCACTTGGTTGCCGAAGCCATTTCCACTCTGCATGGCCTCGACCTGAGGTGGTCAGGCCCGATAACGCCGAGTGAGATGCAATATGTTCAGCAGTATGTGTTTGCAAAGTACCCTCAATATTGCAATGGTCTTGTGGAAGAGGACACCAACAAAATTGATCACCTCGATAATCTCTCTATTAAGGAGGCATCTTCAGAGACCGGCCTACCCGACGAAAAACGCAAGTCCCCCAAGAGTGTTTGCACTAGTATTCTCTCCGACCTCGACAAAACCCAGTTGCACCCATCTAGACTTCTTGATATCCTCACGAAGAAATCTTCTTTTCAAGGGAGTTTCATTTCAATCCCGGAAATCCAGGCTAGGAACCGAGCCTTGGATCATTGTGGACTATCAGAGAAGGACTACTTGGTTCTTTTCATGCCCAACTACAAGGATGCTATGATGATGATTGGGGAGAGCTATCCCTTCTTAAGGGGCAATTTCTACATGACCATTATCAGCGAGGAGTTGGATCACATAAGGGAATTTGCAGCTCAAAAAGAATCAAAGGTGGTTGCAGCACCAGAAACTTGGTTGGACTTGAGGATCAAAGGGTCACAGTTAAGCCAGTACTTCAGGAGGAAGTGTAAGCACATTCCAAAGGGACTTTTCTCTTACCCAGTCTATTTGAGTGGGACCAGGTACTCTCTGCATTGGATCTCAGAGGCACACCGGAACTCATGGCATGTTCTGCTTGACGCAACAGGCCTGGATTTTGGCGAGGAGCGGCTGGCCCTTGCACTGCACCGGCCTGACTTTGTGTTGTGTTTACTTGATAACAAACACGGTCAGCCTTCCAAGATTACTAGCCTCCTGATCAGGAAAAAGTCATTTGATACTATGGCATCCTTGGCCTAG
- the LOC121254374 gene encoding uncharacterized protein LOC121254374 — protein sequence MACGTALRFVFLAEPWRPVRLDRTFACASLRIRGSSTPRWSGKFRTLRARDFHTVKLITQLNCSHNETPLSSSQDDQGPPQEAVLKAISEVSKAEGRVGQTTNVVIGGTVADDSTKEWLALDQKVNSYPTVRGFTAIGTGGDDFVQAMVVAVESVIQQPIPEGRVRQKVSSRGKYVSVNIGPIQVVSSEQVQAVYNAMRRDERMKYFL from the exons ATGGCGTGCGGGACTGCGTTACGTTTCGTCTTTTTAGCAGAGCCGTGGCGACCCGTTCGTCTCGATCGAACCTTCGCTTGCGCTTCACTGAGGATCCGTGGATCATCTACGCCCAGGTGGAGCGGGAAGTTCCGGACCCTCAGAGCCCGAGATTTTCACACGGTGAAActaataactcaactcaattgcTCTCACAACGAAACCCCATTGTCGTCGTCTCAGGACGACCAAGGCCCGCCTCAAGAAGCTGTTCTCAAAGCTATTTCAG AGGTCTCTAAGGCGGAAGGAAGAGTTGGACAAACCACAAATGTGGTGATTGGTGGCACCGTAGCAGACGATTCAACCAAGGAATGGCTCGCTTTGGATCAGAAG GTGAACTCATACCCAACAGTAAGAGGTTTTACAGCGATTGGAACTGGTGGTGATGATTTTGTGCAAGCTATGGTTGTTGCCGTTGAATCTGTAATCCAACAACCAATCCCCGAG GGTCGTGTCAGGCAGAAAGTATCATCAAGAGGCAAATATGTATCTGTGAACATTGGACCCATTCAAGTCGTTTCTAGTGAgcag GTCCAAGCTGTATACAACGCCATGAGGAGAGATGAACGGATGAAGTACTTTTTGTAG
- the LOC121254370 gene encoding alpha-ketoglutarate-dependent dioxygenase alkB isoform X1 produces MYGSARVSDDSDRTVFRKAEKKYKLYYDDTSKSSKKKKQPKRVDLSEVLDFKSILKSQVENGDLLPGIIPLQSDLDRSVFCLESRPGFFFIPEALSVEEQCQWIRESLNNFPQPPNRTNHNAFYGPIHDLFIAANENKVLVEEASVPTSLESNSGPSVSNDDVHRWKFYGEHSVSSGGNPCKSVSAAVLLRKLRWSTLGLQFDWSKRNYDVSLPHNKIPVALCQLAKRMAEPAMLEGEQFQPEAAIVNYFGIGDTLGGHLDDMEADWSKPIVSMSLGCKAIFLLGGKSREDPPLAMFLRSGDIVLMAGEARECFHGVPRIFTDKEHAEITPIELQFSHEDDHCYLEYIRTSRININIRQVF; encoded by the exons ATGTACGGATCGGCGAGAGTCTCCGACGACTCTGACCGAACCGTATTCAGAAAAGCCGAGAAGAAGTACAAGCTTTACTACGACGACACTTCCAAATCCTCCAAAAA gaaaaaacaaccaaaacgAGTGGATTTATCCGAGGTCCTTGATTTTAAGTCCATCCTAAAATCTCAAGTTGAGAATGGAGATCTTCTACCAGGAATAATCCCTCTTCAAAGCGATCTCGATCGTTCCGTGTTCTGCTTGGAAAGCCGTCCTg GGTTTTTCTTCATTCCTGAAGCATTAAGTGTAGAAGAACAATGCCAATGGATAAGGGAGAGCTTAAACAACTTCCCCCAGCCTCCGAATAGAACAAATCACAATGCATTTTATGGACCCATACATGACTTATTTATTGCTGCAAATGAAAACAAAGTATTAGTTGAAGAAGCAAGTGTTCCCACTAGTTTAGAGTCCAATAGTGGTCCTTCCGTCAGCAATGACGACGTCCATAGATGGAAATTTTATGGAGAACATTCAGTGTCTTCGGGAGGAAATCCATGCAAATCAGTTTCAGCCGCTGTTCTTTTGCGGAAGTTGCGTTGGAGCACCCTTGGCTTGCAATTTGACTGGTCCAAA CGAAACTATGATGTGTCTCTACCGCACAACAAGATCCCTGTTGCACTGTGTCAATTAGCTAAAAGAATGGCAGAACCTGCAATGCTTGAGGGGGAACAATTCCAGCCAGAAGCTGCAATAGTGAACTACTTTGGGATAG GTGATACACTTGGGGGCCACCTTGATGACATGGAAGCCGATTGGAGCAAACCTATAGTAAGCATGAg TTTGGGCTGCAAAGCTATTTTCCTTCTAGGAGGAAAGTCTAGAGAGGATCCTCCTTTAGCAATGTTCCTTCGGAGTGGGGATATTGTTCTTATGGCTGGAGAGGCAAGGGAATGCTTTCATG GTGTGCCCCGGATATTCACAGACAAGGAACATGCTGAAATCACCCCCATTGAGTTGCAGTTTTCACATGAAGACGATCATTGTTACTTAGAATATATCAGAACTTCAAGAATCAATATAAATATCAGACAAGTCTTTTAA
- the LOC121254370 gene encoding alpha-ketoglutarate-dependent dioxygenase alkB isoform X2 — MYGSARVSDDSDRTVFRKAEKKYKLYYDDTSKSSKKKKQPKRVDLSEVLDFKSILKSQVENGDLLPGIIPLQSDLDRSVFCLESRPGFFFIPEALSVEEQCQWIRESLNNFPQPPNRTNHNAFYGPIHDLFIAANENKVLVEEASVPTSLESNSGPSVSNDDVHRWKFYGEHSVSSGGNPCKSVSAAVLLRKLRWSTLGLQFDWSKRNYDVSLPHNKIPVALCQLAKRMAEPAMLEGEQFQPEAAIVNYFGIGDTLGGHLDDMEADWSKPIVSMSLGCKAIFLLGGKSREDPPLAMFLRSGDIVLMAGEARECFHGLYRGMRCHLS; from the exons ATGTACGGATCGGCGAGAGTCTCCGACGACTCTGACCGAACCGTATTCAGAAAAGCCGAGAAGAAGTACAAGCTTTACTACGACGACACTTCCAAATCCTCCAAAAA gaaaaaacaaccaaaacgAGTGGATTTATCCGAGGTCCTTGATTTTAAGTCCATCCTAAAATCTCAAGTTGAGAATGGAGATCTTCTACCAGGAATAATCCCTCTTCAAAGCGATCTCGATCGTTCCGTGTTCTGCTTGGAAAGCCGTCCTg GGTTTTTCTTCATTCCTGAAGCATTAAGTGTAGAAGAACAATGCCAATGGATAAGGGAGAGCTTAAACAACTTCCCCCAGCCTCCGAATAGAACAAATCACAATGCATTTTATGGACCCATACATGACTTATTTATTGCTGCAAATGAAAACAAAGTATTAGTTGAAGAAGCAAGTGTTCCCACTAGTTTAGAGTCCAATAGTGGTCCTTCCGTCAGCAATGACGACGTCCATAGATGGAAATTTTATGGAGAACATTCAGTGTCTTCGGGAGGAAATCCATGCAAATCAGTTTCAGCCGCTGTTCTTTTGCGGAAGTTGCGTTGGAGCACCCTTGGCTTGCAATTTGACTGGTCCAAA CGAAACTATGATGTGTCTCTACCGCACAACAAGATCCCTGTTGCACTGTGTCAATTAGCTAAAAGAATGGCAGAACCTGCAATGCTTGAGGGGGAACAATTCCAGCCAGAAGCTGCAATAGTGAACTACTTTGGGATAG GTGATACACTTGGGGGCCACCTTGATGACATGGAAGCCGATTGGAGCAAACCTATAGTAAGCATGAg TTTGGGCTGCAAAGCTATTTTCCTTCTAGGAGGAAAGTCTAGAGAGGATCCTCCTTTAGCAATGTTCCTTCGGAGTGGGGATATTGTTCTTATGGCTGGAGAGGCAAGGGAATGCTTTCATG GGCTTTATAGGGGGATGAGGTGCCATTTGAGTTGA
- the LOC121254375 gene encoding uncharacterized protein LOC121254375 has product MGPIVLTQLATGLSVLAGAALVKSVMDQNPMAGPFPRCPSCNGTGRVSCLCSRWSDGDVGCRTCAGSGVMACRSCGGTGTGRPLPAQLIVRPPNPPS; this is encoded by the coding sequence ATGGGTCCGATCGTGTTGACTCAACTGGCGACGGGTCTGAGCGTGTTGGCCGGGGCGGCCCTGGTCAAGTCGGTCATGGACCAGAATCCCATGGCCGGCCCGTTCCCGCGGTGCCCCAGTTGCAACGGAACCGGCAGGGTCTCGTGCCTCTGCTCCCGCTGGTCCGATGGCGATGTTGGCTGCCGGACATGTGCCGGATCGGGTGTCATGGCGTGTAGAAGCTGTGGCGGGACCGGTACGGGCCGGCCCTTACCGGCCCAACTAATCGTAAGGCCACCGAACCCGCCCTCTTAA
- the LOC121254373 gene encoding chlorophyll a-b binding protein, chloroplastic isoform X2: protein MASACASSAIAAVAIASPSSQKNGSILGATKASFLSGRKLRVRNYTAPSGTRSLSVCAVAADPDRPLWFPGSTPPPWLDGSLPGDFGFDPLGSDPESLRWNVQSELVHCRWAMLGAAGIFIPELLTKIGILNTPSWYTAGELEYFTDTTTLFVIELILIGWAEGRRWADILKPGSVNTDPIFPNNKLTGTDVGYPGGLWFDPLGWGSGSPEKIKELRTKEIKNGRLAMLAVMGAWFQHIYTGTGPIDNLFAHLADPGHATVFAAFTPK from the exons ATGGCGTCTGCTTGTGCTTCCTCTGCCATTGCTGCTGTGGCCATCGCTTCCCCTAG TTCCCAAAAGAATGGATCTATATTGGGTGCAACAAAAGCTTCTTTCCTTAGTGGGAGGAAACTGAGAGTGAGAAACTATACGGCACCCAGTGGAACACGATCACTTTCGGTGTGTGCAGTCGCGGCTGACCCTGATAGGCCTCTCTGGTTCCCAGGCAGTACCCCTCCTCCATGGCTCGACGGCAGCCTCCCTGGTGACTTCGGATTTGATCCTCTGG GATCTGATCCTGAGAGCCTAAGATGGAACGTACAATCAGAGCTTGTGCACTGCAGATGGGCAATGTTAGGCGCTGCGGGTATTTTCATCCCAGAGTTGCTAACAAAGATTGGCATCCTGAACACCCCATCATGGTACACCGCCGGTGAGCTGGAATACTTCACAGACACGACCACCCTCTTTGTCATCGAGCTGATCTTAATCGGCTGGGCCGAAGGAAGACGCTGGGCAGACATCCTCAAGCCCGGATCTGTAAACACTGACCCCATCTTCCCCAACAACAAGCTCACAGGAACAGATGTTGGGTATCCTGGAGGACTTTGGTTCGACCCACTTGGATGGGGAAGTGGTTCTCCTGAGAAGATCAAGGAGTTGAGGACAAAAGAGATCAAGAATGGGAGGTTGGCAATGTTGGCTGTCATGGGTGCGTGGTTCCAACACATCTACACTGGCACAGGCCCCATCGACAACCTTTTTGCCCACCTTGCTGATCCTGGTCATGCCACAGTTTTTGCT GCCTTCACCCCCAAATGA
- the LOC121254373 gene encoding chlorophyll a-b binding protein, chloroplastic isoform X1 produces the protein MASACASSAIAAVAIASPSSQKNGSILGATKASFLSGRKLRVRNYTAPSGTRSLSVCAVAADPDRPLWFPGSTPPPWLDGSLPGDFGFDPLGLGSDPESLRWNVQSELVHCRWAMLGAAGIFIPELLTKIGILNTPSWYTAGELEYFTDTTTLFVIELILIGWAEGRRWADILKPGSVNTDPIFPNNKLTGTDVGYPGGLWFDPLGWGSGSPEKIKELRTKEIKNGRLAMLAVMGAWFQHIYTGTGPIDNLFAHLADPGHATVFAAFTPK, from the exons ATGGCGTCTGCTTGTGCTTCCTCTGCCATTGCTGCTGTGGCCATCGCTTCCCCTAG TTCCCAAAAGAATGGATCTATATTGGGTGCAACAAAAGCTTCTTTCCTTAGTGGGAGGAAACTGAGAGTGAGAAACTATACGGCACCCAGTGGAACACGATCACTTTCGGTGTGTGCAGTCGCGGCTGACCCTGATAGGCCTCTCTGGTTCCCAGGCAGTACCCCTCCTCCATGGCTCGACGGCAGCCTCCCTGGTGACTTCGGATTTGATCCTCTGGGTCTTG GATCTGATCCTGAGAGCCTAAGATGGAACGTACAATCAGAGCTTGTGCACTGCAGATGGGCAATGTTAGGCGCTGCGGGTATTTTCATCCCAGAGTTGCTAACAAAGATTGGCATCCTGAACACCCCATCATGGTACACCGCCGGTGAGCTGGAATACTTCACAGACACGACCACCCTCTTTGTCATCGAGCTGATCTTAATCGGCTGGGCCGAAGGAAGACGCTGGGCAGACATCCTCAAGCCCGGATCTGTAAACACTGACCCCATCTTCCCCAACAACAAGCTCACAGGAACAGATGTTGGGTATCCTGGAGGACTTTGGTTCGACCCACTTGGATGGGGAAGTGGTTCTCCTGAGAAGATCAAGGAGTTGAGGACAAAAGAGATCAAGAATGGGAGGTTGGCAATGTTGGCTGTCATGGGTGCGTGGTTCCAACACATCTACACTGGCACAGGCCCCATCGACAACCTTTTTGCCCACCTTGCTGATCCTGGTCATGCCACAGTTTTTGCT GCCTTCACCCCCAAATGA